Below is a genomic region from Phycobacter azelaicus.
GAAGGTCGTGCTGCTGATTGACGAGATCGACAAGGCAGACATCGAGTTCCCCAATGACTTGCTGCAGGAACTCGACAAGATGGAGTTCCACGTCTACGAGACCGGCGAGACGATCCGCGCCAAGCAGCGCCCGATCATGATCATCACCTCGAACAACGAAAAGGAACTGCCGGACGCCTTTCTGCGCCGCTGCTTCTTCCACTACATCCGTTTCCCCGACGCCGAGACCATGAAGAAAATCGTCGAGGTACACCACCCCGGCATCAAGGAAAGCCTGCTGACCACGGCGCTGACCCAGTTCTACGAGATCCGCGACACGGCCGGGCTCAAGAAGAAACCCTCGACTTCGGAAGTCATCGACTGGCTGAAACTGCTGCTGGCCGAAGATCTGACGGCTGAAGACCTGGCCCGCAACGGTGCCGACGCCCTGCCGAAACTGCACGGCGCTCTTCTCAAGAACGAGCAGGACGTGCATCTGTTCGAGCGGCTGGCCTTCATGGCGCGCGGGCGGCGCGGCTGACCCCTGTGCCCCCTTGCCTATGGGGCGCTCACATTTACTTCCTGCCGCAATCTACTATCGTACTCGGGACGCTGCCTGTACGGGCGGCGCCCTGCCCAGTCTGAGCCACGCCGGAGATCGCTGCTCTTGATCACATCTGCGCCCCGTTTTTCGGTCCGGTCATTGCGGCGGGTCGTACTGACCCTCAGTACGGTTGCCCTGATAGGCTGCACGGGCATGACAACCGGCAGCCAGCCCAGCCGCGCTGCCATCGCTGAAAGTACCCTGCCCCCGGCCAAGGCCTTTGGCTCATCTCAGCCCGAACCGCCGCAGCGTGCCAACTCCGATATGGTGCGGGATTTTCTGGATCTGCATTTCAATCTGGAAGGCGGCGGCACCCTGCCCGTCCTGACCCGGTTTGAAACCCCGATATCGCTGCGGCTCACGGGCGCCCCCATGCCGAGCCTGCGGCAGGATCTGCGCCGCCTGCTGGCCCGGCTGCGCGATGAGGCCGGGCTGGACATCTCAGTCACGCAGAGCGCTGACGCCCAGATCACCATCGAAACGGTCTCGCGCAAGGCAATCCGCAGAACCCTGCCGTCAGCCGCCTGTTTCGTGGTGCCGAATGTCTCGTCCCTCGCTGAGTTCCGGCGCAAGCGCCGCAGCCCGGACACCGACTGGACGCTGCTGCGCAGCCGCGAGCAACTGGCGATCTTCCTGCCCAATGACGTGAGCCCTCAGGAGGCCCGCGATTGCCTGCACGAAGAACTTGCACAAGCCATCGGCCCCCTGAACGATCTCTACCGGCTGCCGGATTCGGTTTTCAACGACGACAATGTCCATACCGTACTGACTGGCTTTGACATGCTGATCCTGCGTGCAACCTATGCCCCGGAACTGCAAACCGGCATGTCCCGAGACGAGGTTGCTGCCCGCCTGCCCGGTATCTTTGCCCGCCTCAACCCCGAAGGGCAGCGCGTTGCGCCCCGTCCGCTGGCGCGCACCCCGCGTTCCTGGATCGATGCCATTGAAACTGCACTTGGTCCTGACACCCGGTTGACACAGCGGCGCATTGCGGCCCGGACCGCAGTGGAAATTGCCCGCAGTCGTGGCTGGCGCGATCACAGGCTGGCCCAAGGATATTATGTGCTTGGCCGTCTGATCCAGTCCGAGGATCCCCAGGCCTCGCTTCAGCTGTTCTCAGCCGCCATGGACGTCCTGCGCAGCCAGCCCGGCACCGAGCTGCATCAGGCCCGCCTGCGTCCACGCATGGCCGCCGATGCCATCGCGCGCGGGCAACCCCGTCTGGCGCTTGATCTGCTTGGCCCGGTGCCCGCCATAGCCACCCGCCACGAAAACGCGGCCCTATTGGCGACGGCCTTGATGATGCAGGCGGAAGCGCTAGACCTTTCGGGGCAATTCGACGCCGCTGCCTCGGTCAGGCTGGACAGCCTTGGATGGGCACGCTACGGGTTTGGCCCGGATTGGGCCGTTCGGGCCAAGCTGCAGGAAGTGGCCAGCCTGAGGCCCCGAAGCAACTGAGACTTTCGGGGATCACAGTGTCAGGGGCAGCAGGCGCAGGAAACAGAATGAAACAGACGGACAACACATGATCGTAATCGCTGGTTTGGTACTGGGGGCGCTTCTGGGGGCGCTGAAAGCCCGGAAACGTAACGGCAATATGGCCGATATTCTGCAATATGCCGCTGTCTATGCCATCGCCTTTGGTATTGTCGGGTTGCTGGCCACCCTGATCATTCACCGGATGGCCGTGTAACCGCGAAAAGGATAGACGTCCGATGTTCCAACCCTTTTTCGAAAACCTGCGAAAGGCCTCCGTTCCCGTTTCCTTGCGGGAGTATCTGACCTTTCTGGAGGGTATGAAACGCGGGCTGGCCACCTATGACATCGATGCCTTCTATTACCTTGCGCGCGCCGCCATGGTGAAGGACGAGCGCAATATCGACAAGTTCGACCGTGCCTTTGCCGCCACCTTCGAAGGGCTGGAGGCGCTACCTGCCACTGCCGTTCTGGAAGCCGTGGACATCCCCGAAGAGTGGCTGCGCAAAATGGCGGAGAAGCACCTTTCCGAGGAAGAACGCGCAGAGATCGAAGCGCTTGGCGGCTTTGACAAGCTGATGGAGACCTTGAAAGAGCGCCTTAAAGAGCAGGAAGGACGCCATCAAGGCGGCAACAAATGGATCGGCACCGCCGGGACCTCGCCCTTTGGCGCCTATGGCTACAACCCCGAAGGCGTGCGCATCGGCCAGAAGGAAAGCCGCCATCAGCGCGCGGTCAAGGTCTGGGACAAGCGCGAGTTTCGCAATCTGGATGGCGACGTGGAACTCGGCACCCGCAACATCAAGGTTGCCCTGAAACGCTTGCGCCGCTGGGTGCGCGAGGGTGCGCAGGAAGAGCTGGATCTCGACCACACCATCCGCGCCACCGCCGAACATGGCTACCTGGACGTCAAGACCCGCCCCGAGCGGCACAACGCCGTGAAAGTCTTGCTGTTTCTCGATGTGGGCGGCTCGATGGATCCGCATATCAAGGTGGTGGAAGAGCTGTTCTCAGCCGCACGCTCCGAGTTCAAGCACCTTGAATACTACTACTTCCACAACTGCCTTTACGAAGGGGTCTGGCGAGACAACCGGCGCCGCTGGGATGCGCAGACGCCCACCCACGAGGTGCTGCGCACCTACGGGCCGGACTACAAGTGCATCTTTGTGGGCGATGCCTCGATGTCGCCGTATGAAATCGCCTATCCGGGCGGTGCAAACGAACATTGGAACCAGGAGGCGGGCCAGGTCTGGCTGCAGCGGGCACGGGAGCAGTGGAAATCCAACCTCTGGATCAATCCTGTCCCTGAGAAATACTGGGACCACACCCATTCCATCGGCATGATCCGCGAGATCTTTGAGGACAGTATGGTGCCGATGACCCTGCACGGGCTGGAAAAGGGAATGCGCGAGCTGACCCGTTAAGGAGCCGATTCCGCAGGAACAGGCTGCTTTCAAATTTCCTAAAACCGGCGGCATTTCCGGCCAGTTGAGCAAGAAATCTTAAACAGGCATTAAGCCTGCCCTTTTAGCGTCGCTGGTCAGTTAAGCGTCCCTTGCGAGTTCTGCTCAGTTTATGATCACCAGCTTTGGAACTGACGGCACCACTGTGCCCGAGTTGCGCCTAGGAGAAATCCTTGGCGCACTCAGCCATGCGTTGGACATGACTGAAGGCCAACCCAAGGGACATTGCATCCGCTGCGCCTGGATTGGCATGCAGGTGGCCGAGGCACTGCACCTGTCCGCGGACACCCGCAAGGATCTCTATTTCACGCTTCTCATGAAGGATACCGGCTGCAGCTCGAATGCGGCGCGGATCAACCAGCTTTACATGATGGACGATCTGGCCTTCAAACGGAACTTCAAGCGCGTGAACGGATGCCGCCAGGGCATGCCCTTTGTCGTGCGTTCCACCGCAAAGGGCGCACCGCCCCTCACGCGGCTGAAAAGGCTGGGCCATGTCATCGCCAAGAAGGAAAGCATCAACGACGAACTGATCCAAACCCGCTGTGGTCGCGGTGCCGAAATCGCCCGCCGCATGCGGTTTTCCGAGGAAGTCGCCGAAGCGATCGCCGCCCTGGACGAACACTGGGATGGCGGCGGCCGTCCGCTCGGCATGAGCGAGGATCAGATCCCGTTGATGTCGCGTATTGCCCTGATGGCGCAGGTGACAGATGTTTTCGTTATGGATTTTAGCGCAGAAGATGCCGCCGCGGAGTTGGAAGCGCGATCCGGGATATGGTTTGATCCAGCCCTCGTCCCCGTGTTTACGCGGATCATCCGCCGCCCCGGGTTCGCCGAAGACCTGAAATCTCCCCAGCTTGAAAATGAAGTATTCTCCAGCGCCCACGCTTTGCAGATCGCAGCCGTTGACGAAGACTACCTCGATGAAATCAGCCATGCCTTTGCGCTGGTCATTGATGCCAAAAGCCCGTTCACCCATGGCCATTCAGAGCGGGTCGCGCGCTACACCCGAATGATCTGCACACAGCTTGGCTTTGCGCCCGGCCACATCCGCTGGATGGCCCGCGCCGCGCTGCTGCATGACATTGGCAAGCTAGGCATATCCAACACACTCCTCGACAAGCCTGGAAAATTGACTTCGGACGAGATGGAGATAATCCGTCAACATCCCACCTGGGGCTACGAGGTTCTCAGCCGTGTGGGCGCCTTTGGTCAGATGGCCGATGTGATTGTTGCCCATCACGAGCGCCCAGACGGCATGGGCTATCCCTATGGCCTCAAGGCAGAGGAACTGACTCTGGAAATGCGCATTCTGGCAGTGGCCGATATATTCGATGCGCTGACTGCCGACCGCCCTTACCGCGATGCTCTCTCCCTGGATGAGGCCTACGGCATCATGGACAAGATGGCAGGCGCAGGTATCGATCCCGATTGCTATGTCGCCCTTCAGGATGCCATCACGCAAAGCGGCTGGCCTGCGACCGAATTGGCGGGTGACACCGATTGGATTACCGAAACAGCAATGCCTTCGGGTTCGGGTCAACAAACCGGTTGAGCGGGCGGGCCTGCCGCCCCATTTCCACTCCGTGCCGCATTTGCCCCCGTTCCCATCGGCCGGGATCTACGGTCTGATTTCCCACCGGATTTCCGTCTGGCGAACCCACACCGATCTGGACGCCCGCCTGGCACGACTTGCGAATCCGCGCCTGACAAGCCCCCCCACACCGGCAAAGCGGTCTTTTCCATTAATCTGACGTTATGCCTCCCTGCCTAGACTGCGGCCCGTGTTGCCGGGTCTTCTGGTTTGGCCTTGCCGATGCAGCGATTGAGGTTATGCGGCGAAAATGAACACCCCAGATCCCGTCCATCCCTACCCCGCGGCCTCCAGCTTGCGTCTGGGGGAATTGCTCGGCGCACTCAGCCATGCGCTCGACATGACCGAAGGTCAGCCCAAAGGCCATTGTGTACGCTGCTGCTGGATCGGGCTGGAGGTGGCAGATGCGCTGGCGCTGTCCCACCAGCATCGCGAAGATCTTTATTTTGCGCTGCTGATGAAGGATCTGGGATGCAGCTCCAATGCGGCCCGGATCTGCCAGCTTTATCTGACGGACGATCTGAGATTCAAACGCGATTTCAAGACCGTGCGCGGCACTCGCAAGGGGATCCGGTTTCTGACCAGCAATACTGCCGTGCGATCCTCGGTGATGCAGCGGATCAAGACGCTGGGCCATGTTTTGTCCAACAATGACGCCATCGCGCAGGAGCTGATCCAGACCCGCTGCGACAGGGGGGCCGAGATTGCCCGCCAGATGCGGTTCTCCGAAGAGGTGGCCACGGCCATCGCCTGCCTTGATGAACACTGGGATGGCGCCGGGCGGCCCATGGGCCTGAAGGGCGCAGAGATCCCGCTGATGGCGCGCATTGCCCTGATGGCGCAGGTCACGGATGTGTTCACGCTGGAACTAGGCGCCGAAGCCGCCGCACTGGAACTGGAAGCGCGCGCCGGTAGCTGGTTCGACCCGGATCTGGTGCCGGTCTTTTCCGAAGTGATCCGCCGCCCCGGTTTTGCAGAGGATCTGACCGATCCTGCCCGCGAAGAAGATGTCTTTGCCCGCGCGCCAGCCAGCCATACCCTAAAGCTGGATGAGGATTATCTAGATGAGATCAGCCATGCCTTTGCGCTGGTGATCGACGCCAAGAGCCCCTTTACCCACGGCCATTCGGAACGTGTCGCCCGCTATACGGGCATGATCTGCGAACAATTGGGACATGCCCCTGCCCACCGCCGTTGGATGGTGCGCGCTGCCCTGTTGCATGACATTGGCAAGCTGGGCGTCTCAAACAGCATTCTCGACAAACCCGGCAAACTGACGGACGAGGAATTCGCCCAGATCAAACGCCATCCCGTCCTGGGCCATGAAGTCCTGAGCCGCATCGCCGCCTTTCAGGAACTGGCAGACGTGGCCTCGGCCCACCATGAACGCCTGGACGGAAAGGGATACCCACATGGCGTGGGCGCAGACGCGCTCAGTCTGGACATGCGGATACTTGCGGTTGCGGATATCTTCGATGCGCTGACCGCCGACCGCCCCTATCGCGAAGCCATGCCCCTGGAAAAAACCTTCGCGATCATGGACGATCTTGCTGGCACAGCGATAGATACGGACTGTTATACCGCCCTGCAGGATGCGATCTGCCTCAGCGGCTGGCCGGCGCGGCAGCTGACAACAGATGGCGCAATGGACGCCCCAGAGGAACAGGGCAAACATTCTGCTTGAGCGCAGGCCTGCGCAGCCCCATATCTAGGCCATGCTGCGTTTGACCCCGATCCTTCTGGCCGTGATATATGGCCTGATTTCCTACCGGATTTCCGTCTGGCGGACCCACCGCGAGCTGGACGCCCGTTCGACCCGGCTTGCCGATCCGCGTCTGAAAAAGCTGACCGACCGCCTGGCCGCCGCGCTTGAGGTCGCGGACATTCCCGTCTTCATCTACGAGGTGGATCCGGTGAACGGACTGGCGGCTCCGGACGGGCGAATCTTCATCACCCGTGGGTTTTACCGCAAGTATGAGGCGGGCGAGGTCACCGATGCCGAGCTGGCCTCGGTCATCGCCCATGAAATCGGCCATGTGGCGCTGGGGCATTCGAAAAAACGGATCATTGATTTTTCCGGCCAGAACGCCCTGCGCACGGCGCTGATGATGATCCTGGGCCGTTACATCCCCTTTGTCGGCCCGTGGATCGCGGGGCTGCTCGCAAATCTGCTGGCTGCGCGCCTGTCGCGCGGCGATGAATACGAGGCAGATGAATATGCCGCCGCCCTTTTGATGAAGGCAGGCATCGGGGTGGAGCCGCAGAAAAGCCTCTTTCTCAAGCTCGAAGAACTCACCCAGTCGCGCGCCGGCATGGCACCAGCTTGGCTGATGAGCCACCCAAAAACCGAGCAGCGCATCGCCGCCATTGAACGGCTCGAAGCAGACTGGGCCAGATCGTAACGCAGGGTCACGCCCCCAGCCGACACCTTGCTTCCCGTGACTGGAAGGGCCACATCTGGGCAAAGACATCGCGACCGAGGCTCCCCATGCGCTATTCTCTGCTCGATCTTGCCCCTGTGCCCGAAGGCTCCGACATTCCCCAGGCGCTGAAGAACAGCACCGAGCTCGCGCGCCACGCCGAAAGCCTTGGCTATCACCGCTACTGGCTGGCCGAGCATCACAACATGCCGGGGATCGCTAGCGCCGCAACTGCCGTGTTGATCGGCCATATCGCAAATCACACCAGCACGATCCGCGTTGGCGCGGGGGGCATCATGCTACCCAATCACGCGCCCTACATGGTGGCCGAGGCCTTTGGCACGCTGGCCTCCCTTTATGGCGACCGCATCGATCTGGGATTGGGCCGTGCGCCGGGCACCGATATGCAGACCGCCCGCGCCCTTCGCCGGGGCATGGGCGCTGCCGCCAGTGGCGATAGTTTCCCGCAGGATGTGATCGACCTCATCGGCTTCATGGCGCCCGAGGATGAAAAGGCCCCCGTGCGCGCCTTTCCGGGGCAAGGCACCAATGTGCCGGTCTGGATCCTCGGATCCAGCCTTTATGGGGCGCAGCTGGCCGCGCATCTGGGCCTGCCTTATGCCTTTGCCTCGCATTTTGCACCGCAAGCGCTTGAAGAGGCGCTGGAGGTCTATCGCCGCAGTTTCCAGCCTTCGGTGTTTCTGGAAGGGCCTCATGCGATGATGGCGATCAACGTCTTTGCCGCCGACACCGACGCCGAAGGGGTCCGCCTGCGCACCTCGATGCAGCAGGCCTTTGCACGGCTGCGTCTGGGCCGCCCCGGCAAGCTGCCCGCGCCGGTGGAGAACATCAATGACCATCTGCAGCCGCATGTGCTGGCAGGCGTCAACGAGGCGCTGCGCATCACCGCCGTCGGCAGCCCTGAAACCGTGCGCAGCCAGCTGTCAGAGATCATCGCCCGCTATCAGCCGGATGAGGTGATCCTCACCGGGCAGATCCACGACCATCGCGCCCGGATGCGCTCTTTCGAGATTGCTGCTGGTATCCTGAAAGATCTCTGAGGCTTAGCCCGCCAGCGCCTTGGCCAGACGTGGCAGGCGCGCCTTTTTCAGCAAGGGACGCATCTGCCAGCCGCCACCCGACAGGCGGTTGGCCTCGGCCAGAACAGCCTCCCCGACGGCCTCCATCCCCGCTTGCTCCTTGAGCCACAAATCATAGAGCAGTTCATCCGGGCCGATCCGTTTCAGCCCTTCTTCGGACAGTGTATGGCGGGGGAAATCCTTGGCATTCATGGTGACAATGCCATCGGCATGGCCCGCAATGGCCGCCGCCAGCACATGCACATCCGCCGTATCCGGCAGCCACAGCCGCGCCTCCACGCCCGGGGCGGGCGGCACCACGGCACCCGGCCAACCCGCCTGCAGCATAGCCACTTCGGCCTGGGCCTGCGCGGCCCCTTCAGGGCCAAGTTTCAGCGCCGCGCGGCGCCATTCCTCCAGGATACGCTCGGACCACAGCGGTGCGTAAAGCCCAAGCCGCGCCGCACCCAATAGCATCTCCCGCATCACGGTGGGGTAGAGAACGCAAGTGTCGAGAAGCAGCTTCAAAGGCTCAGTCCAGCCGGAAGAATACGGCCTTCAAGTATCCGCTTTCCGCGAGCTGCGGCATCTGCGGATGGTCGGGGCCTGCGTAACCGGTGTGAATTAGCTGCCCGCGCCGCCCCGCCTTGCCAATCCCGCGGGCCGAAGCATTGCGGAACCGCGTCAGGTCTGCCGCATGAGAGCAGGAGCAGAGGCCCAGATAGCCACCCGGCGCGACAAGGGGGGCCGCCAGCTTGGCCACCCGCTCGTAGGCGCGAAGGCCTGCCTCAAGTGCGTTCTTTGACGGCGCAAAAGCAGGCGGGTCGCAGATCACCACGTCGAATTGCGCGCCCTCCGCACCAAGGGCCGTCAGCACGTCAAAGGCATCGCCCTGACGCGCAGTAAAGCGATCTTGCCAACCAGCGGCGGCCGCGCCCTGCCCCGCCAGTTGCAGCGCCGCG
It encodes:
- a CDS encoding AAA family ATPase, whose product is MQFQGTKDYVATDDLKVAVNAAVTLERPLLVKGEPGTGKTELAKQVADALGLRMIEWNVKSTTRAQQGLYEYDAVSRLRDSQLGDERVHDVKNYIKKGKLWEAFEADEKVVLLIDEIDKADIEFPNDLLQELDKMEFHVYETGETIRAKQRPIMIITSNNEKELPDAFLRRCFFHYIRFPDAETMKKIVEVHHPGIKESLLTTALTQFYEIRDTAGLKKKPSTSEVIDWLKLLLAEDLTAEDLARNGADALPKLHGALLKNEQDVHLFERLAFMARGRRG
- a CDS encoding M48 family metallopeptidase, translated to MLRLTPILLAVIYGLISYRISVWRTHRELDARSTRLADPRLKKLTDRLAAALEVADIPVFIYEVDPVNGLAAPDGRIFITRGFYRKYEAGEVTDAELASVIAHEIGHVALGHSKKRIIDFSGQNALRTALMMILGRYIPFVGPWIAGLLANLLAARLSRGDEYEADEYAAALLMKAGIGVEPQKSLFLKLEELTQSRAGMAPAWLMSHPKTEQRIAAIERLEADWARS
- a CDS encoding RSP_2648 family PIN domain-containing protein translates to MKLLLDTCVLYPTVMREMLLGAARLGLYAPLWSERILEEWRRAALKLGPEGAAQAQAEVAMLQAGWPGAVVPPAPGVEARLWLPDTADVHVLAAAIAGHADGIVTMNAKDFPRHTLSEEGLKRIGPDELLYDLWLKEQAGMEAVGEAVLAEANRLSGGGWQMRPLLKKARLPRLAKALAG
- a CDS encoding HD-GYP domain-containing protein, translating into MITSFGTDGTTVPELRLGEILGALSHALDMTEGQPKGHCIRCAWIGMQVAEALHLSADTRKDLYFTLLMKDTGCSSNAARINQLYMMDDLAFKRNFKRVNGCRQGMPFVVRSTAKGAPPLTRLKRLGHVIAKKESINDELIQTRCGRGAEIARRMRFSEEVAEAIAALDEHWDGGGRPLGMSEDQIPLMSRIALMAQVTDVFVMDFSAEDAAAELEARSGIWFDPALVPVFTRIIRRPGFAEDLKSPQLENEVFSSAHALQIAAVDEDYLDEISHAFALVIDAKSPFTHGHSERVARYTRMICTQLGFAPGHIRWMARAALLHDIGKLGISNTLLDKPGKLTSDEMEIIRQHPTWGYEVLSRVGAFGQMADVIVAHHERPDGMGYPYGLKAEELTLEMRILAVADIFDALTADRPYRDALSLDEAYGIMDKMAGAGIDPDCYVALQDAITQSGWPATELAGDTDWITETAMPSGSGQQTG
- a CDS encoding HD-GYP domain-containing protein — translated: MNTPDPVHPYPAASSLRLGELLGALSHALDMTEGQPKGHCVRCCWIGLEVADALALSHQHREDLYFALLMKDLGCSSNAARICQLYLTDDLRFKRDFKTVRGTRKGIRFLTSNTAVRSSVMQRIKTLGHVLSNNDAIAQELIQTRCDRGAEIARQMRFSEEVATAIACLDEHWDGAGRPMGLKGAEIPLMARIALMAQVTDVFTLELGAEAAALELEARAGSWFDPDLVPVFSEVIRRPGFAEDLTDPAREEDVFARAPASHTLKLDEDYLDEISHAFALVIDAKSPFTHGHSERVARYTGMICEQLGHAPAHRRWMVRAALLHDIGKLGVSNSILDKPGKLTDEEFAQIKRHPVLGHEVLSRIAAFQELADVASAHHERLDGKGYPHGVGADALSLDMRILAVADIFDALTADRPYREAMPLEKTFAIMDDLAGTAIDTDCYTALQDAICLSGWPARQLTTDGAMDAPEEQGKHSA
- a CDS encoding DUF2927 domain-containing protein — encoded protein: MTTGSQPSRAAIAESTLPPAKAFGSSQPEPPQRANSDMVRDFLDLHFNLEGGGTLPVLTRFETPISLRLTGAPMPSLRQDLRRLLARLRDEAGLDISVTQSADAQITIETVSRKAIRRTLPSAACFVVPNVSSLAEFRRKRRSPDTDWTLLRSREQLAIFLPNDVSPQEARDCLHEELAQAIGPLNDLYRLPDSVFNDDNVHTVLTGFDMLILRATYAPELQTGMSRDEVAARLPGIFARLNPEGQRVAPRPLARTPRSWIDAIETALGPDTRLTQRRIAARTAVEIARSRGWRDHRLAQGYYVLGRLIQSEDPQASLQLFSAAMDVLRSQPGTELHQARLRPRMAADAIARGQPRLALDLLGPVPAIATRHENAALLATALMMQAEALDLSGQFDAAASVRLDSLGWARYGFGPDWAVRAKLQEVASLRPRSN
- a CDS encoding vWA domain-containing protein, which translates into the protein MFQPFFENLRKASVPVSLREYLTFLEGMKRGLATYDIDAFYYLARAAMVKDERNIDKFDRAFAATFEGLEALPATAVLEAVDIPEEWLRKMAEKHLSEEERAEIEALGGFDKLMETLKERLKEQEGRHQGGNKWIGTAGTSPFGAYGYNPEGVRIGQKESRHQRAVKVWDKREFRNLDGDVELGTRNIKVALKRLRRWVREGAQEELDLDHTIRATAEHGYLDVKTRPERHNAVKVLLFLDVGGSMDPHIKVVEELFSAARSEFKHLEYYYFHNCLYEGVWRDNRRRWDAQTPTHEVLRTYGPDYKCIFVGDASMSPYEIAYPGGANEHWNQEAGQVWLQRAREQWKSNLWINPVPEKYWDHTHSIGMIREIFEDSMVPMTLHGLEKGMRELTR
- a CDS encoding LLM class flavin-dependent oxidoreductase, which produces MRYSLLDLAPVPEGSDIPQALKNSTELARHAESLGYHRYWLAEHHNMPGIASAATAVLIGHIANHTSTIRVGAGGIMLPNHAPYMVAEAFGTLASLYGDRIDLGLGRAPGTDMQTARALRRGMGAAASGDSFPQDVIDLIGFMAPEDEKAPVRAFPGQGTNVPVWILGSSLYGAQLAAHLGLPYAFASHFAPQALEEALEVYRRSFQPSVFLEGPHAMMAINVFAADTDAEGVRLRTSMQQAFARLRLGRPGKLPAPVENINDHLQPHVLAGVNEALRITAVGSPETVRSQLSEIIARYQPDEVILTGQIHDHRARMRSFEIAAGILKDL